Genomic segment of Phycodurus eques isolate BA_2022a chromosome 13, UOR_Pequ_1.1, whole genome shotgun sequence:
TCCAGTATATTATGTTTTAAATTTGGACATCGGACAAAACCTCAAGAACACGTTGGTTGGCCAAACAGCCGCTTTAAACTCAACTTTTGGGGCGTAGGTccttgaggttttttttgtgtgtgcgtctaCTCGTGATAAACATGTTTACACAATATCACATTACTTAGCGAAACTGGCTTTCGGGGCTGAATTTCCAAAGAACTCCAGTTGTCAGCTACGAGACCATTTCTTTGAGTGATtgattatgaaaaataaaaaataaaaaaataaaaatgtcccaaGCTGGTTGAAgttaatgggttttttttttttttttacctcacgTTATACGCTGCCTGCTATCttcacaaaatataaaaaaaaaaaaatctgaatgtgTGACcaaaaagtgaggaaaaagaTCCGACATCCTCTTTGGAAGAAAAGGGCCACACTATTtgcacgcgcgtgtgtgtgtgtgtgtccgtctgTCATAcaatttaatgttattttttttgtttgtttgttttttttaaaaaaaaaaagcacagctcAGGGTGATTTCATTGAGAACAAAAACTTAAATCTAATTGGTCGgtgctcgggggggggggggggggggggggggggggttcttcaAGCAAGTGTGCAGACAGgaggaaggacaaaaaaaaaaggtccactTACATACAGGAGCTTAAGTCGCACTCGCTCCATTGAGTTTGTTAGAGAAAAGAGTCCAAGTAGATAAATACACAGGACTTATGAGATATGGCTCCCTCACTGCCTTCAGTCTCCTTTTGTGCAGTTCTGCCGGGCATCACGAAACGCGGCAATTTTGAGACCTTTATATCCGAGCTCACACCCACTCCTGCATGGAGCGCTTGCAGTACAGTATGTGGCGCTGCGTGCTCTTCCGGCGGAACTGGAACACGGTGTACAGCAGGACCATCATGCACAGCGCCAGGACGCAGGGGATGGCGATGGCCACCGCTTTCTCCGTGCCGCCCGCGCTGTCCAGTTTGATGACCACGTCGGCGTCGCCGCTGTCGTAGTGGCGCTCCTCGGCCGCCGGCGGGCTCCAGTCCCAGTCGGGGTCCGGGGGGAGGCCGTCGCAGCCCATGAAGTCGCGCAGGATGGAGCGCGGGTAGCCCGGCTCCACGCGGAGCAGCTGGTTGTTGAACTTCCAGTACTCCTTACCCTTGTAAAAGTACGTGAAAcctggacagacagagggagcAGTTATTTCtatgacatttttcaattttgattCAGAATACGACAGCAGCACCTCTATTTTCATCGGTGGCACCTCAGCGGCGGGCCGCAATTTCCGCGCGTTTGCCAACTGGGAGACCGCGTTGCGACAAGTTGTGCGTTCAGGTCCTTTGACGTGCCCGTGATGTTTGACGCTGAACACCTCGTAAACTTGTGTCTTATGTCGctgattgttttatgttttcctcGAACACgcttttttgggttgtttttgtaaattaaattcGAGGCACAAAGATGTGACCTAAGACAGCTGACTTTTTTCACAGATCTTTTTTACTAACGTGATACTGTCAAGTCATAAGGACTGTTTtcagaaatttgaaaaaaaaacaaaaaaaaaaacagcactaatCACTTAAAAATTGTTGCATTTACAGTATTGTAGTTACAGATCTATAACACGGACTATTTCTATTTCCGTTACCGTCTTTTGGGGCGggtacatttaattaaaaatccaatccaatttgtaaaaatgacacatcaaatctgtttatttttgctGATTGGCTTCAGGGAATCACATCGTTGTGCCGCCTTCATCGTGAGACGTTCGGTGTCCATTTCAAAAATGGATGTTCCCACTACGCTTATGCTGTCGTAAAACTAGTTGTTGTTGACGGGCCACGTCTGGTCAAAGCTTACAAGACGCGCAATAATCACACGCCGGTGCCGCAGCGTCTTTGTTGACTTCAGTGCAAAGAAGCCAAGCAGCTTAATGGCGGGCGGTTGCCGTCGCGCTCTCAAAGCGGCTTTGaaacgacggcggcggcggcggcggccgtgCGCCGCTCCCATCTCTCTTTAATGGGATTTACGGCACAGAGTTGAGCCGGCCACGGTACCGTTGGCTTTGTCCACGAAGGCCCCCTGCGGAGAGTCGGGGATGCCCTTCCAGATGGTGATGGGCTTGGGATACCCTGGATCCATGGTTCTCATGTCTTCATTGTACCGCCAGTATCTGGGAAAAGGCACACAAACACGACACTCAATAGAAGCACACAGTTTCATCTCTTCATACTACAGGCCTGATTTACTGAGATCCTGAATAATGGGCGGTACAGTATAAATATTTTcaactgcatttttattttgtttattcaaaCAGGGACAGTCCATATTCATGAACATTTGCATGTGAATATGCCAGAATCTCCCCACTTTTCCATTCTTCGCAGccacctgcttcttccttgacaagcGTGCCACGTTTTTGCGGTAAAATAAAGAACTAAAATACCGTGCAGCATATGGTATGTGGAGCAGACCGTGGCGCCACATATCAAGAGTCGATTTTGGCATGGCAAAATTGATTTGCAAGCTTGGTTTTACACTTGGTTTGGcccttgtcaaatcaaacaattcCACATCAGGACGAAAAGAATCGAAAGAAGCAGCAGAAACCAGCAAAGACCGATATGGTAACGTCATCCCGTCCGTCACGTGTGAGCAGATAAATAACATTTGGACGCAGTGTAGCCGCCGCAACAATAATCGTGACAAAGCAATTTGTCAGAGCTGCTCTTCCCTCCAGTTGAGCCACACTGGAGACGATTTGTGGTGACGGCTCCACAAACATGTCACACCGCCGCGCTGGCAAGCTCTGAGATTCACGTTTGGGAAGGCAACTCGCCGCCGTTCACGTTCGACTCCAAGGAAGAAGCGACCTCCGGGAGAACCTGACGCACATGCTGCGGAGTTCTTCAGCCGAGCCGCGGACTGGTAGCGACGTGAAAGGGAACAATTAAGCAGCGTGCCCGCATAGCGATAATTGGGCCAAATTGGAGCATTTTTCGTCACTTGCGATCAGAGTCGGCGCAGGGCTTATTGGCTGTCTCATAGATTATCTGCGGCGATTATCCTGCAGTGTGAGGTGTATCAAGAGGGATTTTCTCAGAAGATAGTCAGGGCAGACAATCCTAAACGTTAAACTCATTCGATATTCTCAAATCCACAGATTCTCCGAATGTAACCTCACCCCTCTCACAGCCGACCTTTAACGAGAATTTTCCAGCCGTTAAGGAGAAACTAAATATCAAACggcaacaaacacaaacaaaaataatgaggaTTGTTGATTGATTACAAATTTAGCAGGAAAGCGCATACAAAAGTCCATCGTGGCTTCTAGCCGGAtaatgttttggtttgtttttgtcttgtatATAAAGTTGCTACCAGCCTAAGCTGCAAATCTGTTGTTGTTTGACATCATTCATGGACTTTAGTGGttgtttgaacaaaaaaaatctgacagaAAGCTCATTCTGGCCTCCAAAAGGCAAAATGAATTGAACTGAGACTTTAGTAGTGAATCACACAAAAAGTAAGCAtcgttgttttttcttgttgttttttttgcctcataAACAcagtattgtttaatttttgttttactgttaagacaaagaatatttttaattgataaaTCTAGTCGGaaatggtataaaaaaaataatggtttaATTTTTGGTTTTATAGTCAGAATTGCCAGTTCATTGCCAGTAACTCACAAATTTGGTTTTGATGATGTACATTGGCGGACgttttgaagagaaaaaaaaaaactcatgagaattttaatagaaaatgtaacaaagagCTCCTTTTGGGCTCATAAATAAACATCTCTGAATTGACCAAATATGTCGTGTAAAGCAAGCGGGACAAATGTCCCCATTTACACCGCCTTGCATGACGCAGACCTGTCTCCTTTGAAGAAGTAAGTCTTGGCCACGTCCTCCCACCACACGGCCGTCTCAATGTTCTGCGTGGGCATGCCGCTGCCGAACAGCGAGATGTCCTGAGGGTATGACGGCTGCAGGGTGGTGTCCTTGAACACCCAGAAGCGGTTACCTGAGGACGACCGTGGCAAACGTTAGGACACCTCGCCGTTGTCGCCGCTATGAATATGACCTCATCCGAGCCGATGCATACATAGACTGAATAAATGCACGCTCTGATCCAACTGGGCGACGGATGTCATGTTAATCTGCCTGATGGATGTGTGACTGTGCGAGACCTGCAAGTGTTATGTTCGGTAAGTGATGCGCATTTTTcattcgtttttcttttttttttttttacacatctaCGGAACATTAAGTGCATGTGCACGGCCATGACACTGACACGCAATAGTAGCGTGAAATGTCTCAAAGTGGAAAAGGCTTCTTCGCAGTGCAGAACTCCACCAGATGGCGCTGTGCAGTGgttccttgagatacgagtgagccGATTTTGCGAGTTTTTACAGCGACGAGCTGCCATCGGGCcgatttttaaatgtatttattttttttgctcgtaGCGGCGAGCGAAAATTAGAAAGTTGAAACTATACataaaataaacagaatgacaaagtgtgtatttaaccaaaccgtAAAACTTTTGCTTTTGTGGCACACTGAGACCACCATTTGTCAGCGGTTGATTAAAATCAATCAGTAGTCTTTTATTAcctttgaaaaatacaaattttcctTCGCTGTTTTCATAGACGGTGTCAATTTTGGCAGGCAAGCCTTTCCAGAAGTAATTGATCTGCATGGGGTATCCAGGGACCACAGAGTTGTCCCGCACCCTCCAAAACCATTGGTCCTACGGATAATACATGTTTGATAATCATCGTTATCATTCTGATCGCATTCAGCGTCGCTCATCGCTGCGCTGCTTTTACCTTGAAGACAAAGAGTTCCTGGCGCAGGATGGCCAGCGTGTTGAAGCCGCCGTCGCAGATGTTGGGCTTGGAGTTGGGGTTGGACGGCTTGGCCCCCTGCGGAGGGCGATGTGGCCTGGCGTGGCGGTCGTGCTTGCGGGGGTCCGAGGGGAGGTGGAAGCGAGGGGGGGGCGCCGTGGGCGGAGGCCTGGTCGGCTGCGGGGCTCTGTCGGGTGgacctaaagaaaaaaaacacattatttcaATGATTTGATATTATAGTCATATTCAAATAcaggtttttcaactattgtaaAATAGCTTTGAAGTATAtcacaaaaattaaatacaattccaTTAAAAGAGAAACAGTTTGGAAAAGGGCTTGTCATTTATTAATATGTGCAATAAAATTGAGGAAAGTATTAGCCACACATTAATTGATTTTCTCCTTCTATGCGGACGAAATACATACAGGCAGCGTtcctcaaatgttttcattcaaacTAAATTGTTACCGTAGATCTTCTGGATGCCCTGCAGGTCGTCGTGAGGTAGTTTAAAGTTCTCCGTGTCCATGTACTGGTAGAAAGGAGCCATGATCGCAGTGGGATCATTGGAGTGCTCCAGGCCGAGGGCGTGGCCCAGCTCGTGAACGGCGACCAAGAAGAGGTCATTCCCTAGAGACGGGGGAACGAGGACAAACTGCTGGATCGATTATACATTTAGAAAGAAGGACGGGAAGGTTTAACACTCCACAATGTATGATTCACATCATTTTGAATGCGCGTGGAAGCTTTCAGTGAccccgaatcagaatcagaatcacaaaTTAATGAGTCTCTCTGTTGTATGCTATCAAACCCATCCtttattttatgtataatgGAAAGCCCTCAAGCCGACTCGCGTCCGCCTGGATGAACACAAACGCGTTCACAGCTTGCGTCGTGTTGGAttcttttggttttgtttttttcacaacagaggaaaaaaagtgtggttAGAAGGTGCAAACATGACGAGGGACGGTGCGACTGTAGGCCCATAATTACCCGAATTGGGTCAGTGTGTTCCTCCTGTCACTGCGAATGACAATTTATGATaatatgtcacacacacacacacacacaacacgacAACGCGAGCGTGTGAGTGCGCGAGATAAACAGTACACTTTGTGAGTGCGCGATGTTAGTCTGAACAAGCTAACGCGTCCGGCGTGCCTCGTAAGAGGAGTAGACACGGAATTGAGTTATCGATTGGACGGCTTGTAGCAGGATGACGCAAGAACACTTTCACTGGACTgaccatttattttgaaggctaaTGTTGTAATATGAGTTAGAATTGACGTATAAAGTGTCTTGGGATCATAATTTGTGGTTTATTGATGTTTGaatataggcaattctaaaaaaaaaaaaaaagaatgtattgGGGCGTCAATTAGTCGCGGTTTCCTATTTGCGGGTGGGCTCCGtccctttttgtgttttgtgttttcactCATGGACGCAGCATCAAGTTGTCAAATTACACTTGTCAGTTATCGTGCTGATGCGTCGCCAAAAACAAATATACCTTTAGTTTTGTGCCCGCTTGGAAATTGGCGGATCTTCAACCAGCCTAGTTGCCAAGTCACTCTGTGTTGGGGGCACGACGATGTAAACGAGCTGAACAATCCAGCaaatttggggggaaatgtACTTAGTTCACAAAACATTTACTTTAATTTCACAGTTGACCAATTCCAGAGACCTAAATATTTGCATACAAATATCAATTTTACATCATATGCACATTGGACCAAAACATTGAGAACATTTGTGTTTAGAAATAGCCGTGTACATGATCTGAACATTATGGGAAATGCAGAAGGAGATAATCCCAGCTGCTGTCTTGAGGCAACAGCGAACAATAAAACGCAGGTTAGTACAAACTATAAAGCGTCTGAAATCGAAGGTGATGCTTtcgtgagataaaaaaaaacaaacaaacaaaaaaaaacaactcagtgTGTTTGATGTCGACCTGCGAGCTCGCAGTGCCAAACTAAGTAagtgtgttgctgtttttttaatggaaaaacaGACTttcacttgtttaaaaaaaagagaaaaacaaaaaaaagacgggtaatattacaattttttcttgaaaattatgactttaatatcataaaaatacaactttagcCTCATAATATTATGCCTTTGTTTCTAAAACATGACTTTATTCACCCCCCCAAACCGGACTTTTTctcgtattattttttttttccagggtggGTCTAATACTCCTCCGTACAAAAAACAACTCATACAATCATTACAAAGTGTTACACTTCTGAAAAGTTAATACTGTTCTGCAGGCCTGCACAACAAATAGCTGTTGTTTCCCGCCTGTCATTTGCaggataacatttttttttttttttaaaaacgagtGACAGATGGGCCGATGCGTCTTTACAAAGTACAGCCCTACTCTACCGATGATGAAAAACGTTTCCgcatactgttttgtttttattctcttGAAGACATTCTATCCTGCTGGACCATCTCCTGCTGTCATAATGTCTTTGTCTTCCCGAGACGCTCACTTTTGTTCTGTTGTTttcttgttctcttttttttttctatgctcGCTCTTCCCTTGTCGACATAAAATCCAGCATCCCACACTCAgcgtttctttatttttcctcaataaTTACCTCCCTTCTGTTgtttgtgggaggaagtcagagtacACACAGAAAGCACACGCgagcacggagagaacatgccaactccacgcaggaaggccagagccgacgttcgaaccccgaacctcagaattgtgaggcagatgaacTAACCACCTCATACCGTGCTGttcagtagaaaaaaaaacaacc
This window contains:
- the mmp16b gene encoding matrix metalloproteinase-16 isoform X1; this encodes MTLVASSARKPSDCVQAAALCLHLLLWIACAVSGEEHQHFSVEGWLQRYGYLPRTEPKMSVLRSAQTMHSAIAAMQRTYGLNVTGTLDERTKDWMQKPRCGVPDTLKSASRSRRRRYALTGQKWQRMHITYSIKNVTPKVGARETHDAIRRAFDVWQGVTPLRFEAVPYSALETGRRDVDITIIFASGFHGDSSPFDGEGGFLAHAYFPGPGIGGDTHFDSDEPWTLGNPNHDGNDLFLVAVHELGHALGLEHSNDPTAIMAPFYQYMDTENFKLPHDDLQGIQKIYGPPDRAPQPTRPPPTAPPPRFHLPSDPRKHDRHARPHRPPQGAKPSNPNSKPNICDGGFNTLAILRQELFVFKDQWFWRVRDNSVVPGYPMQINYFWKGLPAKIDTVYENSEGKFVFFKGNRFWVFKDTTLQPSYPQDISLFGSGMPTQNIETAVWWEDVAKTYFFKGDRYWRYNEDMRTMDPGYPKPITIWKGIPDSPQGAFVDKANGFTYFYKGKEYWKFNNQLLRVEPGYPRSILRDFMGCDGLPPDPDWDWSPPAAEERHYDSGDADVVIKLDSAGGTEKAVAIAIPCVLALCMMVLLYTVFQFRRKSTQRHILYCKRSMQEWV
- the mmp16b gene encoding matrix metalloproteinase-16 isoform X2, with amino-acid sequence MSVLRSAQTMHSAIAAMQRTYGLNVTGTLDERTKDWMQKPRCGVPDTLKSASRSRRRRYALTGQKWQRMHITYSIKNVTPKVGARETHDAIRRAFDVWQGVTPLRFEAVPYSALETGRRDVDITIIFASGFHGDSSPFDGEGGFLAHAYFPGPGIGGDTHFDSDEPWTLGNPNHDGNDLFLVAVHELGHALGLEHSNDPTAIMAPFYQYMDTENFKLPHDDLQGIQKIYGPPDRAPQPTRPPPTAPPPRFHLPSDPRKHDRHARPHRPPQGAKPSNPNSKPNICDGGFNTLAILRQELFVFKDQWFWRVRDNSVVPGYPMQINYFWKGLPAKIDTVYENSEGKFVFFKGNRFWVFKDTTLQPSYPQDISLFGSGMPTQNIETAVWWEDVAKTYFFKGDRYWRYNEDMRTMDPGYPKPITIWKGIPDSPQGAFVDKANGFTYFYKGKEYWKFNNQLLRVEPGYPRSILRDFMGCDGLPPDPDWDWSPPAAEERHYDSGDADVVIKLDSAGGTEKAVAIAIPCVLALCMMVLLYTVFQFRRKSTQRHILYCKRSMQEWV